In Terriglobales bacterium, the following proteins share a genomic window:
- a CDS encoding quinol:electron acceptor oxidoreductase subunit ActD, with protein sequence MPYHPVFNVKSFALASKDKFFLCIEATDPMYDRAETQTFLESLRPREIAEVPH encoded by the coding sequence ATGCCCTACCACCCGGTGTTCAACGTCAAGAGCTTCGCGCTGGCCAGCAAGGACAAGTTCTTCCTGTGCATCGAGGCTACCGACCCCATGTACGACCGCGCCGAGACCCAGACGTTCCTGGAAAGCCTGCGGCCGCGTGAGATCGCGGAGGTGCCGCATTAA